DNA from Desulfotomaculum sp.:
AGCTATTTTAAAGAACCTGATCGAACAAAAGAACTTTGGCGGGACGGCTGGATGCACGGCGGCGATGTAGCCGCGATTGATCAGGAGGGATATGTACAGATTACCGACAGGCTTAAAGATGTTATCAAGTCTGGCGGTGAATGGGTTTCTTCCCTTGAGCTGGAGAATTACACAAGTCAGCATGAATCTGTTTCGGAGGCTGCGGCAGTCGGAATTCCTGATGAAAAATGGGGAGAGCGCCCCCTGGTCCTGGTGGTTTTGAAGCCGGAGTACAAAGGGAAAGTAAAGGAAGAGGATTTGAAATCTCATTTAAAAGGGTTTGTGGACAGCGGCATGCTTCCCAGGTACGGACTGCCTGATCGTGTTGAATTTATCGAAGCAATTCCTAAAACAAGCGTAGGCAAAATAAACAAAGTTGCCATAAGAGAGCTGTACACGAAATGGTCGTAAGCGCCACTGCTCAGATAAAGAAAAATCCGCCTGTTTTGTGTGGTAGGTCTGGCAAAAGGCGTGTCCCGAACTTTGTGTAAAGTCCAAATTGATGTAGAATAAGGAAGTATATTCAGGAGTTAATTGGCCAAGAAAGACAAGAAAAGCCTAGCCCATCTTTTTTATAAGCGAATATGTAACCGTTAACAAGAAGACACAGACACGCTACGTCACTCATCGTTTGGTCGAATCCTTTCAGACGGAAAAATGGCCGCGTCAAAGGATTATCATGCATCTGGGCACACTTTGTCTGCCTCGATCGGAATGGCGCAAACTTGCTGCTTTATTGGAATCCCGGCTGGCCGGCCAGATCTCTATGTTCGAAGAAGAATACCCGGTGGTTGCGGATGCGGCAGACAAGGCGTTCGAACACTACAAGTTTGTTCAAGCCCATACAAAAGAAAGGATTACAAAAAAGGATAAACGCGAAATTATTCCTGTTGATCTGCAAAGTATTACAACTGGTTACTCCAGATCACTGGGGCCGGAGCTTGTAGCAAATACATTCTGGGAGCACTTGGACTTCGATCAAATTCTGAAATCCGGTGGTTTTGATCAAAAACAGATCTCTTTAGCCAAAGCCGTAATTATCGGCAGACTTATAGCCCCTGCCAGTGAACTCCGGACCAGGCAGTGGCTGAGCCAGGGGACAGCCCTGGCGGAAATGCTGCCGGTTGATTTGACAAATGCCGGCAAAGACGCTTTTTATGAGATTGCCGACTTGCTCTATACAAAGAACGGACCATCAGTACACTCCAGGAAAATCGTTTTTTAGAAGCGCTCACCAGTCTCCAAAAATCAGTTGCTGATTTAAACGGGTGTTACGTGATTGAAACCAGCCACCAGGAGCTAACGGCAAAAGAAATATGGGAATCTCACATGACCCTGTCCAGGGTAGAAGGAGCATTCCGGTTTCTAAAAACAGATCTCGGAGTGCGTCCGGTTTATCATCAAATTGCTGAACGGACAAAAGCGAATTTACTTATTTCGGTTTTGGCTTACCACCTCCTGGTCAGTATTGAGCACGCTTTGCGCAGCCATAATGATCACCGCCGCTGGTCAACGCTTAGAGAACAATTGTCAACCCATCAGCGAAACACAGTGATCTTTACCGACGCGGACAATAAAATTCATCATCTCCGGGTTTCCGGTATGCCGGAAAAGGAGCACTTGAAAATCTATCGTCTTCTTGGGGTAAAAGACCCCCTTAAAAGGAGGCATCAATTAGCCGGATCAAGGTTGTAGTGACCAAAATAAATTAAGGAATGCTGGAGTAACAAGGATTCTGGGATTATAAATCGAAAGTTGGACTAAGGAAGTTATTGAGAGAATTGTTGACGGGGCACAAGAGATAGGCTTAAAAATGGCTTCAGCAGGTATTTTTAAGATAAATTGTACTGTTTTACTAAAGGCGAACATGAGCACGCAGGCAGTTGACCTCCCTAATGCAAGTATATTTCCAAAGCAGTAACAAATAAATATTGCATCAATTCTGCATTTACTCCTTGTTCCTGTAAATATTGCTATTATAGTCCATTTTTTGGCTTAAGTTATGAAAAATCTTAAAAATCTAAAGAATAAGCCTCTTTGTCCAGCTATTGCTTTTGATGCGGCTATTAGAGCAGGTTAGCCTGTTTAAGGCTGGACTGATATAATATCTTCTAGTGAGCTTATAGAAAAGTTTACCAAATAAAATTCTGACAGGGGTCATATAATTTAAGGAAAAAAATGAGGTGATTAAGTTTAACGAAGTTGTAATCGTAAGCGCTTGCAGAACGCCGATCGGCAAGTTCGGGGGCGCTCTTAAACAGCTTACAGCGACTGAACTCGGAGCCCTGGTCATTAAAGAGGCTTTAGCCAGAGCAGGTGTAGAGCCTGAGAAAGTCGACTATGTTTTTATGGGGCAGGTTCTTACAGCAGGCTGCGGCCAGGCACCCAGCCGGCAGGCGTCAATTAAGGCCGGCATACCTGCGTTAACGCCATCAATAACCATAAACAAGGTATGCTCCTCAGGTATTAAAGCCATTGACCTGGCAGTTCAAATGATCCAGACCGGCAGGGCCGACATATGTGTTGCCGGGGGAATGGAAAGCATGTCCAGCGTGCCCTATGGCCTTCCCGACATGCGGTGGGGAGTGAAAATGGGCGTTCCCAGCAAGGATGTTATCGATCTGATGATTGTGGACGGTTTATGGTGCTCTTTTTACGACCGGCATATGGCTGTCCACGGTTCAGTTGTTTCCCGGGAGTTTGGAATTACCCGCGAGGAACAGGATGAGTGGGCTTTTTATTCCCAGACAATGGCCAATAGGGCTATTGCAAACGGTGCTTTAAAAGATGAAATTAAGCCCGTGGAGTTAAACGGGAAAAAGGGTAAGGCAGTTTTATTTGATACAGATGAGGGGCCAAGGGCTGATACAACCTTGGAAGCGCTTGCCAAGCTTCCTCCTGTTTTTGATCCCGAAGGGACAGTTACAGCCGGCAACGCGCCGGGGATTAACGATGGAGCAGGCGTCGCTGTGCTCATGACCCGTGAAAAGGCTGCTCAGTTGGGGATTAAACCCCTGTGTACAATTTTGGGATATGCTGAGGTCTCTCAGGACCCTAAATATATTGCCACTGTCCCCGGACTTTCTATAAAGAAGCTTTTGAACCGGACAGGATATTCCCTTAACGATATGAAGCTTATTGAGATTAACGAAGCTTTTGCGGCCGTAGCTATGGTGAGCGGCAAAAAAATCTTGGGGATGTCGGATTCGGATATGCGAAACCGTGTAAATGTAAATGGGGGAGCTATAGCATTCGGCCACCCGATAGGGGCAACCGGGGCGCGGATAGCCATGACGATGGCTTACGAGTTAAGACGGCGCGGCGGCGGAATCGGAATCTGCGGGATATGCAGCGGCGCAGCCCAGGGTGACGCCATGTTAATAAAAGTAGACTAAAAAAATAAACGGGGTAAACAGAACATGGAGATAAAAAAAATCATGGTTATAGGAGCCGGACAGATGGGCGGCGGAATTGCCCAGGTGGCGGCCCAGGCAGGATTTGATGTAATTGTAAACGATCTAACGGCTGAACTGTTGGAAAAAGGTCTTTCTGTAATTGCTAAAAATTTAGACCGGAATGTAAAAAAAGGCAAGATGAAAGAAGAAGAGGCGCAGGCTGTTTTAAAACGGCTGAGACCCTCCATATCTTTTGAGGATGCGGCCAGTTTTACGATCGCGGCCAATCATACCGGACCGCTATTTTTTATCACAGCGAGGAACAAAGGAAAAAGGCTGAAGAATTTAAAAAGGCACTTGCTGAAAGCGGCAGGTTCGATGGTCCAATCGCAACAAATATCATTTCCGCAGCTGATTTCTACAAGGCTGAAGAATGGTACCAGGACTACTATTTGAAGGAACCCCTAAAATATGCTTCTTACCATATCGCCTCCGGGCGGGACAGGTTTATCAAAGAACACTGGAAAGAAGAGACAAAAAAGGAGTTTCTAAAAAGAAAGTTAACTGATTTGCAGTATGAAGTTACGCAAAACAGCGCCACTGAAATAAGCACGCTTAAGAAGATTTATCATTAAAAATTTCAGGTAGAAAAATGGATGGAGTTTAATGGTTTCCCAATAAGTCAATTTTTATAATAAGTCAAGCCTGACCCCATTTCCTATTAGGAGAGCATATTTGGGAAAACGGAAGTCAGCGCTAGAAGAACCGTAAGGCCGATCATAACTGCTATTGTCGCCCAGGCAATAATGTTATAGATCCGGGAATTAACATATTTGCCCATTAAATCAGTGTTATTGACCAGCTGCAGCATGAAAATCAAGATAAAGGGCAGCAGAATCCCGTTGATTATCTGAGACCACAGCATTACCAGGATAAGTGAGATTTTCGGAATTAAAATTATGCTGGCGCCGATGACTATAAAAATAGTATACAATGAATAAAAAACAGGCGCTTCAGACCACGATTTATCAATTCCGGCTTCAAATCCGAAAGCTTCGCAAACATAATACGAGGTTGATAACGGCAGTATTGAAGCAGCAAAAAGCGAGGCGTTTAAAAGCCCGAGCGCAAATAGTATTGAAGCCCATTTCCCTGCCAGGGGGGCAAGGGCCTGTGCCGCGTCTTTGGCCGTTTCGACATGAACACCGTGTGTAAAAAGTGTGGCTGAACAAGCAACTACGATGAAAATTGCGACTAAAACAGCCATAAAACTGCCTACTATAACATCCAGTCTGGAATAGGCGTATCTTTGTGCTGTTATGCCCTTTTCAACGACCGTTGATTGGATGTAAAACTGCATCCAGGGGGCTATTGTTGTTCCGACCAGTCCGATTATCATGCTTAGGTAGCCGCTTTGCAGGCTAAAAGTTGGTTTCACTGCTCCTTCGAGTACGGCGCCCCAGTCTGGTTTCGCCAATGCTCCAGATATAATATAGCTTAGAAATAAGACAGAAGCGAACAGAAAAACCCTCTCAACAGTTTTGTATGATCCTTTCAGAACAATACCCCAGACTAATAGCGCTCCAATGGGTATGGAAATGTATTTGCTCAGACCGAAGAGCTCCGTACTGGCCGCTATTCCGGCAAATTCAGCGACTGTGTTGCCGAGGTTGGTAAAAATAAGGCCAATCATGACGAATAAGATGATCCGTATACCATAGCGTTCCCTGATTAGATCGGCAAGCCCTTTGCCTGTAACTGCTCCCATCCGGGCGCACATCTCCTGAACAACAATCAGGGCAATGGTTATAGGGATAAAAACCCACAGCAGACTGTATCCAAAATCAGCCCCGGCTATCGAATAAGTAGTAATTCCGCCTGCGTCGTTATCAACATTGGATGTGACAATCCCGGGTCCAAGTACTGCAATAAATATAAACAGATTGCGTAAAAAGCTGCTTCGTTTTAGTTTCATCAACTTACCCCCGGCCGGGTCTCCTCGGCGGCATGAACCACGAGAATGTTTTTAAGTCACTGCGGTTTGGTATCAGAGTTTCGATTACATCATCCACTGTAATTATGCCCTGCAGTATATTTTGATCATCTACAACCGGAACCGCTAAGAGGTTGTATTTGCTCACAACCTCAAGAACTTTTCTATTGTCGTCATGATGGTTGACTGATATTATCCTTGTGTTCATCAGATCCCCGATAACTGCGTTCGGCTGTGCAACAATCAGGTCTCTCAAAGAGAGTACTCCAAGCAGTGACTCATTTTCTTCACCAATAACGTACAGGTAATAGATTGTTTCAGCAGACGGCGCCAGTTCACGTAAACGGTTGATTGTTTCTTCTGCAGTCATTCCAATCGGGAAGGCGATATATTCTGTAGTCATCAGGGCGCCTGCCGTATCCTCCGGATAACTCATCAGTTCGCGTACGTCCCTGGCTTCTTCAGGTTCCATCAGGTTTAAAAGCTCGCTGGACTTTTGTTCGGTCAATTCGCCAAGTATATCAGCCGCTTCATCCGGAGGCATTTCTTCAAGAATGTCGGAAGCTCTCTCGATGTCCATTTGTTCAATGATTTTCACCTGGGTTTCGAGATCAACTTCCGCTAAAGCTTCAGCCGCTGTCTGGTTATCCAGGTTATCCAGGAAGTCGGTGCGTTCATGATGGTCAAGATCCTCTATAATATCCGCGATGTCGGCAGGGTGCATTCTTTTTAGGTGATCTTGTTCCTGACTTAGTCTTAAGCTGGCTGTCTTGCTTTCCAGGGGTTTGACGAACTGCCAGCCGATAAAGTTGCTTTCCTTTTCTTTTGCAATAAACTCCATGCCAACTCTGCGCAGCAAGCCCCGTAAACCAATGTCAAAAGACACCAGAATTATATCTACAGTCTCCCCGTGTTTCACCCAGGAAATCTTAATGTCGTTTACGCGTACGAGCTTGGATCCTTTTAAATCGATGACCTGCTTATCCATCAGCCACTTGCTGACGTATATTTCGTCATTCTTAAGCAAAGTAAGGTTTTCTGCGCTGAATTTACTCTTTAATTTGAGGCCGCTTTCGTCCCAGCTTTCAATCTGGTTTATATCAATATGGCTCTGGACACCCTTTGCATACTTGATTCCTGTTACACGCGGGCAGATACTGTCCCAACGGATAGCCATATCTTTTATGCGGCCTACTTTTTTCCCTTCAGCGTCGATAATCGGCATTCCAACCACACGGCTGAAAAAGAATTCGCCCAAAACGTCTACCTGTGCCATCTTGATTCCCCCGGACCAATCAATATAAAAATAAACTTCCCAATAACGGGAAGTTTATTTGAAAACAAAAAATAATTGTTTTTAGTTTGTCTTCCCCGTCGTTTGAGTTTTGGCACATACACAGCTAGGGGTAAATTACCCCAGCCACACTAGGTAAAGCCTTAATCCGACAAAACCTGTTATCCCATTGGTGTCTCTCGACATTTCCGGGCAGTGGCGTATGTTCTATGTAGAAGCCTCACCTAACAAGGATTCTTTTTTTAAGTATAAACCTTTCTTTAACTTATGGTCAAGTCAGAAAGGAAGAAATAGCGATAAAAAATGAAAACCCGCCCGGTTCTGTGGGTGGGTTTAACCTTCAAAGTCTGTAGTTGCCGTTTAATAGACAAAACGGCTGTTAAAGGGAGTTTTTATCTGTATTGACTTTTGCCGCCTTAATTACGTTTAACATGAGCATCATTCTTGTCATCGGACCGACACCGCCTGGAACCGGTGTGATCAGGCCGGCTTTTCCCTTGACAGTTTCAAAATCAACATCTCCGCAAAGGATCGCTTTTCCCTGAGGGGTCATGCCTATCCTGTTTACCCCGACATCGATGATTACGGATCCCTCTTTAACCATATCTGCAGTAACAGTTTTGGGGCGGCCTGCGGCAACGATTAGAATATCAGCCCTTTTTGTATGTCCGGCGAGGTTTTTCGTGCCCGTATGGCACATGGTGACTGTCGCGTTGGCATTGCTTTGTTTCTGGACCAGGATCATGGAAATTGGTTTGCCGACAAGGTTGCTTCTGCCCAATACAACTACTTCGGCTCCGTCTAAACTAATGCCGGATCTGATCAGCATTTGGTGGATGCCGTAAGGTGTGCAGGGATAAAAGTAAGCTTCTCCAACCATCAGCCTGCCGGCATTTACCGGGTGAAGAGCGTCTACGTCTTTATCAGGGTCGATAGCATAAATTACCCTATTTTCGTTGAGCTGTCCCGGCAGGGGCAACTGTACCAGTATGCCATGAATCAGCGGGTCCCTATTGTACTTGTCGATCAGAGAAATAAGCTGTTCCTCGCTTATATCAGACGGTTGATTGTCTTGAATGGAATGAAAACCAAGTTCTTTGGCGTTAGTCTGTTTTCCCTTGACATAACTTACAGATGCGGGATCGTTGCCCACAAGAATGGTTACCAAGCCAGGTGTGATCCCATGGCGCTCCTTCAGGAATTTAACTTCCTCCTTGAGTTCCTCGCCGATAGTCAAAGCCATCTCGGTTCCGTTAATAATTTTTGCAGTCATTATAATTCTTCCTTCATCTTATTAACACAGGGGAACACAGGGGGACGGTTCTTCTGTGTCTATCCTGGGATTAACATAGGGGGACGGTTCGAGACCACTGTTCTGTGTCTATCCTGAAAATTAACCTATCTCTTAGGCAGGTCAACTGCCTACGTACTCATATCGCCTCTTATACTTGTACGAACTCGTTCACCCTCGGGCTCGGTTAAACTCGGCGCTATGCGCCTCAAACAGTAACCTCGCTTATCATCGGGTTCTCTCGTTCTTTGAATAAAGGCTCAAAAATCGCACTTAAGGCATTGACCTCCCGTTGTTGATGATTCTTCATCTTTCTGATGGCGCTGCATTAGCAGCATGGGTGTCTATTTATATTCTTTTTATCTATGTTTCCCTTTTTTAAAAATCAATAGATGATACTATCTCTTCAATGCGCTTGCTGATTGACACAGGAGAACCGTCCCCCTGTGTTTCACGCAGGAGAACCGTCCCCCTGTGTTTCGTCCTGTGTTTCATGCGTCCCCTGTGTTTCACACCCTGTGTTTCACACTGATTGACACAGGAGAACCGTCCCCCTGTGTTTTGCTTTTATTCAGGTATTGTATCTTCTACCAGGCAGAGCAGCCTTCCTTTAAAAAGTTCCACCCGGACAAGCTCTCCTTCCGCTGTTTCTTCTGCGTTGTGGATTATCTGGTGTGAATCTGCCCGGCTGCAAATACTGTAACCCCTTGCCAGGGTTGCCAGAGGGCTTAATGTTTCCAGGCAGTTTACCTGAACAGCGAGCCTGTTCCGGTTTTGTTCAAGTAAACGGTCTGCAGCCTGCAGCAACTTTTGTGAAATAAAATCCAGCTGCTGCTCCTTGCTGGTACATATTTCATGTACGGGCCGGCGTAAAACCGGACGATCCAGGCAGGCTTCCAGGCGCTGCATACACCTGTTTAAATGGGTTTGCGTCTCCTGGAAAAGCCTGTCTTTTAAATTCCGGGTTAATTTCAGCATTTCCTGTTTTACCGGCACTACGAGTTCTGCTGCAGCGGACGGCGTAGCAGCGCGTACATCGGCAACAAAGTC
Protein-coding regions in this window:
- a CDS encoding bifunctional 5,10-methylene-tetrahydrofolate dehydrogenase/5,10-methylene-tetrahydrofolate cyclohydrolase; the protein is MTAKIINGTEMALTIGEELKEEVKFLKERHGITPGLVTILVGNDPASVSYVKGKQTNAKELGFHSIQDNQPSDISEEQLISLIDKYNRDPLIHGILVQLPLPGQLNENRVIYAIDPDKDVDALHPVNAGRLMVGEAYFYPCTPYGIHQMLIRSGISLDGAEVVVLGRSNLVGKPISMILVQKQSNANATVTMCHTGTKNLAGHTKRADILIVAAGRPKTVTADMVKEGSVIIDVGVNRIGMTPQGKAILCGDVDFETVKGKAGLITPVPGGVGPMTRMMLMLNVIKAAKVNTDKNSL
- a CDS encoding magnesium transporter MgtE, whose product is MAQVDVLGEFFFSRVVGMPIIDAEGKKVGRIKDMAIRWDSICPRVTGIKYAKGVQSHIDINQIESWDESGLKLKSKFSAENLTLLKNDEIYVSKWLMDKQVIDLKGSKLVRVNDIKISWVKHGETVDIILVSFDIGLRGLLRRVGMEFIAKEKESNFIGWQFVKPLESKTASLRLSQEQDHLKRMHPADIADIIEDLDHHERTDFLDNLDNQTAAEALAEVDLETQVKIIEQMDIERASDILEEMPPDEAADILGELTEQKSSELLNLMEPEEARDVRELMSYPEDTAGALMTTEYIAFPIGMTAEETINRLRELAPSAETIYYLYVIGEENESLLGVLSLRDLIVAQPNAVIGDLMNTRIISVNHHDDNRKVLEVVSKYNLLAVPVVDDQNILQGIITVDDVIETLIPNRSDLKTFSWFMPPRRPGRG
- a CDS encoding Mn transporter; translation: MKLKRSSFLRNLFIFIAVLGPGIVTSNVDNDAGGITTYSIAGADFGYSLLWVFIPITIALIVVQEMCARMGAVTGKGLADLIRERYGIRIILFVMIGLIFTNLGNTVAEFAGIAASTELFGLSKYISIPIGALLVWGIVLKGSYKTVERVFLFASVLFLSYIISGALAKPDWGAVLEGAVKPTFSLQSGYLSMIIGLVGTTIAPWMQFYIQSTVVEKGITAQRYAYSRLDVIVGSFMAVLVAIFIVVACSATLFTHGVHVETAKDAAQALAPLAGKWASILFALGLLNASLFAASILPLSTSYYVCEAFGFEAGIDKSWSEAPVFYSLYTIFIVIGASIILIPKISLILVMLWSQIINGILLPFILIFMLQLVNNTDLMGKYVNSRIYNIIAWATIAVMIGLTVLLALTSVFPNMLS
- a CDS encoding acetyl-CoA C-acetyltransferase — protein: MIKFNEVVIVSACRTPIGKFGGALKQLTATELGALVIKEALARAGVEPEKVDYVFMGQVLTAGCGQAPSRQASIKAGIPALTPSITINKVCSSGIKAIDLAVQMIQTGRADICVAGGMESMSSVPYGLPDMRWGVKMGVPSKDVIDLMIVDGLWCSFYDRHMAVHGSVVSREFGITREEQDEWAFYSQTMANRAIANGALKDEIKPVELNGKKGKAVLFDTDEGPRADTTLEALAKLPPVFDPEGTVTAGNAPGINDGAGVAVLMTREKAAQLGIKPLCTILGYAEVSQDPKYIATVPGLSIKKLLNRTGYSLNDMKLIEINEAFAAVAMVSGKKILGMSDSDMRNRVNVNGGAIAFGHPIGATGARIAMTMAYELRRRGGGIGICGICSGAAQGDAMLIKVD